CTATTCTCTCCGTTGGCATTTTCAAATCAACGAGCCTCCATAGGATTTCGTCGAGGAGACGGTAGCTTATTCCCAGCTCGTCCTCGTCGGTCTGGCCCTCCCAGAGGCCTGCCGTTGGTTTCTTCTCGATTATCCTCTCTGGAACGCCGAGAAGCTTCGCTACCTCCCAGACCTCGGTCTTGTATAGGTTTATAAGAGGTGCGTAATCGCTCGCGCCGTCACCCCACTTGGTAAAGTAGCCAGTCAGGAACTCGCTCCTATTACTGGTTCCGAGGACGAGGTAGTTTTTGGCGTTGGCATGGGCGTAGAGCAGGACCATCCTCGTTCTGGCCATTATATTACCGAGACTCCTCTTATCGGGCTGGAAGCCGAGCTGGGTTACGAAGGAATCAACGATGGGCTTTATGTTTATCTCCCTGCACTCGATTCCGAGGGAAGAGCAGACAAGCTTGGCATCTTCAACGTCC
This genomic window from Thermococcus sp. contains:
- a CDS encoding NAD+ synthase, with product MRALDFDTVVNIITDFIREKVDETRADGVVVGISGGIDSATTSYLAVRALGKERVLGLIMPYYQNRDVEDAKLVCSSLGIECREINIKPIVDSFVTQLGFQPDKRSLGNIMARTRMVLLYAHANAKNYLVLGTSNRSEFLTGYFTKWGDGASDYAPLINLYKTEVWEVAKLLGVPERIIEKKPTAGLWEGQTDEDELGISYRLLDEILWRLVDLKMPTERIAEELGVPIERVEYVETLVKRSEHKRRLPLGPSF